The DNA sequence GGTCTCGACCTCGACTTCGAGCAGTCCGGAAGCAAGCAGTACGTCTCGGTGGACGAGACCGGACGAACCGGCGTCGAAGGACTCTACGCCGCCGGGCGACTCGCCGAACAGTACCACCAAGCCATCGTCGCGGCGGGTCACGGTTCGCAGGTCGGACTCACCCTGATCGAGGACGCGAATCCGGACTTCTACCACGACTGGGTCGCCCCGGAGGGCTACTTCACTAACCGCGACCGCGAGGTCCCCGAGGGCTGTGAGGAGATTTCCGAGGACGAACGCCAGCGCCGCGCGCGGCAGGCCCACGACCGCCTCCGAAAGTACGTGGAGGAGTGGGAGGACGAGCGCCCCGTCCCTCATCCGAGTTTCGTCGAAAAGATGGGCTAGACGGACCGATTGCGCGAAATCGTTATGTCATTTTGAAGT is a window from the Haladaptatus sp. R4 genome containing:
- a CDS encoding FAD-dependent oxidoreductase encodes the protein MTDYDVVIVGGGVAGLSAGVFTARADLDTLVVNDGVSILYRNAILENFPGFPAGIDSRLFSLMLEEQAERAGCARLDAKVAEVSHADDGEFTVETGGDEDGETLSAERVVAASWSNSSYLEGLDLDFEQSGSKQYVSVDETGRTGVEGLYAAGRLAEQYHQAIVAAGHGSQVGLTLIEDANPDFYHDWVAPEGYFTNRDREVPEGCEEISEDERQRRARQAHDRLRKYVEEWEDERPVPHPSFVEKMG